The following are encoded together in the Ralstonia insidiosa genome:
- a CDS encoding ParB-like protein encodes MPKIHESPIHDLRPTQLTVGMIEVQDKKKHLQSLAPQDQQAFMQAHPIPAVLGPGSKLYITDHHHLGRAALEAGVSIGYFEVEADLSDHAIEDFWKAMDKSCWVHPLDEHGVRHYYASVPDSLEKLIDDPYRSLAGYVRNAGGYDKTPTAFAEFVWADFFRRSIPVEDLHGDFQTAVQNAVALAHSKLASGLPGFKAK; translated from the coding sequence ATGCCCAAGATCCACGAATCGCCCATCCACGACCTGCGCCCTACGCAACTCACCGTGGGCATGATCGAAGTCCAGGACAAGAAGAAGCATCTCCAGTCGCTTGCGCCCCAAGACCAGCAGGCCTTCATGCAGGCGCATCCGATTCCCGCTGTGCTCGGGCCAGGCAGCAAGTTGTACATCACGGATCACCACCACCTCGGGCGCGCCGCGCTGGAAGCCGGCGTGAGCATCGGCTACTTCGAGGTCGAAGCGGATCTATCCGATCACGCCATCGAGGATTTCTGGAAAGCCATGGACAAGAGCTGCTGGGTCCATCCTCTCGATGAGCATGGCGTGCGGCACTACTACGCGTCCGTTCCTGACAGCCTGGAGAAGCTGATCGACGATCCCTATCGATCGCTCGCCGGATACGTGCGCAATGCGGGCGGCTATGACAAGACGCCCACGGCGTTTGCAGAGTTCGTGTGGGCTGACTTCTTCCGCCGCAGCATTCCGGTTGAAGATCTGCACGGCGATTTCCAGACCGCTGTGCAGAACGCGGTCGCGCTGGCGCATAGCAAGCTGGCGAGCGGATTGCCGGGGTTCAAAGCGAAGTAA
- a CDS encoding acetoacetate--CoA ligase → MSTIQEGALLWTPSADFIARSRLTHYLDWLARERGLHFSANTPEGYAKLWEWSTTELEAFWTSVWDYLDLRASTPFTKMLGDRTMPGAQWLVGAKLNYVDQVMRHVEEGGSPDRTAIRYASETKPLADLSWRELRQRVASLADALRKMGVEPGDRVAAYLSNTPDAIIAFLATASVGAIWSVCAPDMGQVAVTDRFRQIEPKVLIAVDGYHYGGRAFDRFDVVAEMVAALPTVEHLVLVPQLLGDINRARFPQAKDWRDLTSNDVPLVITPVAADHPLWILYSSGTTGMPKPIVHGHGGLLLVQTMMGALHLDLGPNDVYHWYSSTGWVMWNSQASGLLGGVTLAIYDGNPGTPDLNTLWRFAQDAGVTFFGAGAAFFANCLKAGIEPGRDFDLSKLRAIGSTGSPLSAEAYDWIYCHVKADVWLNPISGGTDFAGCFVGGVATLPVYAGEMQCRNLGSRVEALDEAGQPLIDAVGELVCTAPIPSMPLFFWGDTDGSRYRDSYFDMYPGQWRHGDWIKITPRGGAIIYGRSDATINRHGIRMGTAELYRVVEDLPEVLDSLVVDLEFLGRESFMPLFVILREGSVLDDALRATINARIKAGLSARHVPNVIVQAPGVPRTLSGKKMEVPIKKLLLGAPPERIANPDAMANPDVLAWYVSYARTLAAQNSTPGEAAPALESWRS, encoded by the coding sequence ATGAGCACCATCCAGGAAGGCGCCCTGCTGTGGACGCCATCGGCTGACTTCATTGCGCGCTCGCGCCTGACGCATTACCTCGACTGGCTCGCGCGCGAACGCGGGCTGCACTTCTCTGCCAACACGCCCGAGGGCTACGCCAAGCTCTGGGAGTGGTCCACCACCGAACTCGAAGCGTTCTGGACTTCCGTCTGGGACTACCTCGACCTGCGCGCCTCCACGCCCTTCACCAAGATGCTCGGCGACCGCACGATGCCTGGCGCGCAATGGCTGGTGGGCGCCAAGCTCAACTACGTCGATCAGGTGATGCGGCACGTGGAAGAAGGCGGCAGCCCCGACCGCACCGCCATCCGCTACGCGAGCGAGACCAAACCCCTGGCAGACCTGTCGTGGCGCGAGCTGCGCCAGCGCGTCGCTTCGCTGGCCGATGCCTTGCGCAAGATGGGCGTGGAGCCCGGCGACCGCGTGGCCGCGTACCTGTCGAACACGCCGGACGCGATCATCGCGTTTCTCGCTACGGCCAGCGTGGGGGCGATCTGGTCCGTCTGCGCGCCCGATATGGGCCAGGTGGCCGTCACCGATCGCTTCCGGCAGATCGAGCCCAAGGTGCTGATCGCGGTGGATGGCTATCACTATGGTGGCCGCGCGTTCGACCGTTTCGACGTGGTCGCAGAGATGGTCGCTGCGCTGCCGACCGTCGAACACCTCGTCCTCGTGCCGCAACTGCTCGGCGACATCAACCGCGCACGCTTCCCGCAAGCCAAGGACTGGCGCGACCTCACAAGCAACGACGTGCCGCTCGTCATCACTCCCGTGGCGGCCGACCACCCACTGTGGATTCTGTATTCGTCCGGCACCACCGGCATGCCCAAGCCCATCGTGCACGGCCACGGCGGCCTGCTGCTGGTGCAAACGATGATGGGCGCGCTGCACCTCGACCTCGGCCCCAACGACGTCTACCACTGGTACAGCAGCACCGGCTGGGTCATGTGGAATTCGCAGGCGAGCGGGCTGCTCGGTGGCGTCACGCTCGCGATCTACGACGGCAATCCCGGCACGCCCGATCTCAATACGCTGTGGCGCTTCGCCCAGGATGCGGGCGTAACGTTCTTTGGCGCCGGTGCGGCGTTCTTCGCCAATTGCCTGAAGGCCGGCATCGAACCCGGGCGGGATTTTGATCTATCGAAACTACGCGCAATCGGCTCGACCGGCTCGCCGCTCTCGGCCGAGGCGTACGACTGGATCTACTGCCACGTGAAGGCCGACGTCTGGCTCAACCCGATTTCCGGCGGCACCGACTTTGCCGGCTGCTTTGTGGGTGGCGTGGCCACCCTGCCCGTCTATGCGGGTGAAATGCAATGCCGCAACCTCGGCTCGCGCGTGGAAGCGCTGGACGAAGCCGGCCAACCGCTCATTGATGCCGTGGGCGAACTGGTCTGCACTGCGCCCATCCCATCGATGCCGCTCTTCTTCTGGGGCGACACCGACGGCAGCCGCTACCGCGACAGCTACTTCGACATGTACCCCGGCCAGTGGCGCCACGGCGACTGGATCAAGATCACCCCGCGCGGCGGCGCCATCATCTATGGCCGCTCGGATGCGACCATCAACCGCCACGGCATCCGCATGGGCACCGCCGAGCTGTACCGCGTGGTGGAGGATCTGCCCGAAGTGCTCGACAGCTTGGTCGTTGATCTGGAGTTTCTCGGGCGCGAGTCGTTCATGCCGCTGTTCGTCATTCTGCGCGAAGGGTCCGTGCTGGACGATGCGCTGCGCGCCACGATCAATGCCCGCATCAAGGCTGGGCTGTCGGCGCGGCACGTGCCCAACGTCATCGTGCAGGCACCGGGGGTGCCGCGCACGCTGTCCGGCAAGAAGATGGAGGTGCCGATCAAGAAGCTGTTGCTGGGCGCCCCGCCCGAGCGCATTGCCAACCCCGACGCCATGGCCAATCCGGACGTGCTGGCGTGGTATGTGAGCTACGCCCGCACGCTGGCCGCACAAAACAGCACCCCTGGAGAAGCCGCGCCAGCGCTGGAATCCTGGCGGAGCTAG
- a CDS encoding NAD-dependent succinate-semialdehyde dehydrogenase: protein MAEALDSHTTANALERIKDRTLVKTQSYVDGTWVGAADGATFAVHDPATNAHLADVANLGHAETLRAIDAANAAWLAWRELTGKDRAIILRRWFDLLIANADDLAALMTAEQGKPLAEAKGEIVYGASFIEWFAEEAKRVSGDVMASTWRDKRMVVLKQPVGVCASITPWNFPLAMITRKVAPALAAGCTIVIKPAEQTPLSALAMAELAHRAGIPKGVVNVVTGDADRSIAIGKALCESPIVRHLSFTGSTPVGRILMQQCSPTVKKVALELGGHAPFIVFDDADIDAAVEGAVQSKYRNAGQTCVCTNRFYVHASVYDAFVEKLSAKVKGIKVGNGFDTGVVQGPLIDDQAVEKVQRHINDATQKGARLTAGGKLMQGFGSQRFVEPTVLADATPDMLIAREETFGPVSAIFKFQDEAEVVRLANDTEFGLASYFFSRDIGRIWRVAEQLEYGMVGINTGLISNEVAPFGGIKQSGLGREGSVYGIDEYLELKYLCMGGI, encoded by the coding sequence ATGGCCGAAGCACTCGACTCCCACACCACCGCCAACGCGCTGGAACGCATCAAAGATCGCACCCTCGTCAAGACGCAGTCCTATGTGGACGGCACCTGGGTAGGCGCAGCGGACGGCGCTACCTTCGCCGTTCACGACCCGGCCACTAACGCGCACCTGGCTGACGTCGCTAATCTGGGCCACGCCGAAACGCTGCGGGCCATCGACGCCGCCAACGCGGCATGGCTGGCCTGGCGCGAACTGACCGGCAAGGATCGCGCAATCATCCTGCGCCGTTGGTTCGACTTGCTCATCGCCAACGCCGACGACCTCGCTGCGCTGATGACCGCCGAGCAAGGCAAGCCGCTGGCCGAAGCCAAGGGCGAAATCGTCTACGGCGCGTCGTTCATCGAATGGTTTGCCGAAGAAGCCAAGCGCGTCTCGGGCGACGTGATGGCCAGCACCTGGCGCGACAAGCGCATGGTGGTGCTCAAACAGCCGGTGGGCGTGTGTGCGTCCATTACGCCGTGGAACTTCCCGCTGGCGATGATCACCCGTAAAGTGGCGCCGGCATTGGCGGCGGGCTGCACCATCGTCATCAAGCCGGCCGAGCAGACACCGCTGTCTGCACTGGCGATGGCCGAACTGGCGCACCGCGCGGGCATTCCCAAGGGCGTGGTCAATGTGGTGACGGGCGATGCCGACCGTTCAATCGCCATCGGTAAAGCGCTGTGCGAATCGCCGATCGTGCGGCATCTGTCGTTCACGGGGTCGACGCCGGTGGGCCGCATCCTGATGCAACAGTGCTCGCCGACGGTGAAGAAGGTGGCGCTGGAGCTGGGTGGCCACGCGCCGTTCATCGTGTTTGACGATGCGGACATCGATGCCGCCGTCGAAGGCGCAGTGCAATCGAAGTACCGCAACGCGGGCCAGACCTGCGTGTGTACGAACCGCTTCTACGTGCACGCCTCGGTGTACGACGCGTTTGTCGAAAAGCTCTCGGCCAAGGTCAAAGGCATCAAGGTCGGCAATGGGTTCGACACCGGCGTGGTGCAGGGCCCGCTGATCGACGACCAGGCCGTGGAGAAGGTGCAACGCCACATCAACGACGCCACGCAGAAAGGCGCGCGCCTGACCGCCGGTGGCAAGCTGATGCAGGGCTTCGGCTCGCAGCGCTTTGTGGAGCCGACCGTGCTGGCCGACGCCACGCCCGACATGCTGATCGCACGCGAAGAGACTTTCGGGCCCGTCTCCGCCATCTTCAAATTCCAGGACGAAGCGGAAGTCGTGCGCCTGGCCAACGACACCGAATTCGGCCTCGCCTCGTACTTCTTCAGCCGCGACATCGGCCGCATCTGGCGCGTGGCTGAGCAGCTCGAATACGGCATGGTCGGCATCAATACCGGGCTGATCTCGAACGAGGTGGCGCCGTTCGGCGGCATCAAGCAATCGGGCCTCGGCCGTGAAGGTTCGGTCTACGGCATCGACGAATACCTCGAACTCAAATACCTGTGCATGGGCGGCATCTAA
- the ubiD gene encoding 4-hydroxy-3-polyprenylbenzoate decarboxylase — translation MQYRDLRDFLTQLERAGELRRVRQPVSPRLEMTEVCDRLLRAEGPAVLFEQPVDGTRKYDIPVLANLFGTTRRVALGMGAESLDELRDVGRLLSALKEPEPPRGLREAGKLWTMAKAVWDMAPRKVSSPACQEIVWEGNDVDLSRIPVQTCWPGDAAPLVTWGLVITRGPHKKRQNLGIYRQQVINRNQVIMRWLAHRGGALDFREHAIANPGQPFPIAVALGADPATILGAVTPVPDTLSEYQFAGLLRGSRTELATCLTPSLAQAQLQVPAGAEIVLEGHIQPDPTHPSGYQHALEGPFGDHTGYYNEQDWFPVFTVERITMRRDPIYHSTYTGKPPDEPAVLGVALNEVFVPLLQKQFPEIADFYLPPEGCSYRMALVSMKKQYAGHAKRVMFGVWSFLRQFMYTKFIVVVDDDVNLRDWKEVIWAITTRVDPARDTVMVENTPIDYLDFASPVSGLGSKMGIDATNKWPGETTREWGQPIVMDAAVKAKVDTMWDTLFQ, via the coding sequence ATGCAATACAGGGACTTACGTGACTTCCTCACCCAACTGGAGCGCGCCGGTGAGCTGCGCCGGGTGCGCCAACCGGTCTCGCCGCGGCTGGAAATGACCGAAGTCTGCGATCGTCTGCTGCGTGCCGAGGGCCCAGCGGTGCTCTTCGAACAGCCGGTGGACGGCACGCGCAAGTACGACATACCTGTGCTCGCCAACCTGTTTGGCACAACGCGCCGCGTGGCGCTGGGCATGGGCGCCGAGTCGCTCGACGAACTGCGCGACGTGGGTCGTCTGCTCTCTGCATTGAAGGAACCCGAGCCGCCGCGTGGCCTGCGCGAGGCCGGCAAGCTGTGGACGATGGCCAAGGCCGTGTGGGACATGGCCCCGCGCAAGGTGTCGTCGCCGGCATGCCAGGAGATCGTGTGGGAGGGCAATGACGTCGACCTCTCGCGCATTCCCGTGCAGACGTGCTGGCCGGGCGATGCAGCACCGCTCGTCACGTGGGGGCTGGTCATCACGCGCGGGCCGCACAAGAAGCGGCAGAACCTGGGCATCTATCGCCAGCAGGTGATCAACCGCAATCAGGTCATCATGCGCTGGCTGGCGCACCGGGGCGGCGCGCTGGATTTCCGCGAGCACGCCATCGCCAATCCGGGCCAGCCGTTTCCGATTGCCGTGGCGCTGGGCGCGGACCCGGCCACGATCCTCGGCGCGGTGACGCCGGTGCCGGATACGCTCTCTGAGTACCAATTCGCGGGCTTGCTGCGCGGCAGCAGAACGGAACTCGCGACGTGCCTCACACCATCCTTGGCGCAGGCGCAACTGCAGGTACCGGCCGGCGCAGAAATCGTCCTCGAAGGCCACATCCAGCCGGACCCGACGCACCCGAGTGGCTATCAGCACGCGCTCGAAGGCCCGTTCGGCGATCACACTGGCTATTACAACGAGCAAGACTGGTTCCCGGTCTTCACGGTCGAGCGCATCACCATGCGGCGCGACCCGATCTATCACTCCACGTATACAGGCAAGCCGCCCGATGAGCCGGCCGTGCTGGGCGTGGCACTCAACGAAGTGTTCGTGCCGCTGCTGCAGAAGCAGTTTCCGGAGATTGCGGATTTCTACCTGCCGCCCGAAGGCTGCAGCTATCGCATGGCGCTGGTCAGCATGAAGAAGCAGTACGCCGGCCACGCCAAGCGCGTGATGTTTGGCGTGTGGAGCTTCCTGCGGCAGTTCATGTATACGAAGTTCATCGTGGTGGTGGACGACGACGTGAACCTGCGCGACTGGAAGGAAGTGATCTGGGCGATCACCACCCGAGTCGACCCGGCGCGCGACACGGTGATGGTCGAGAACACGCCGATCGACTACCTCGACTTCGCCTCGCCGGTGTCGGGCCTGGGCTCCAAGATGGGCATCGACGCCACCAATAAGTGGCCCGGCGAAACCACACGCGAATGGGGTCAGCCCATCGTCATGGATGCCGCCGTCAAGGCCAAGGTCGACACCATGTGGGACACGCTCTTCCAATAG
- a CDS encoding lytic transglycosylase domain-containing protein, which translates to MNGWKTLHSSGIGSALQRRLVTPVGRRLARAGQIALPRKLRMELNAGSAAASRNELHPGVLLVFRSGHVVLNSVGVLAVVAAVALSLNGEWRAMVAQRVLHFTPGADTNVASATPPAVSAGVEPVAFAPTAPSAGMGAAQAVASAAPTQTGGTVAAAGWDSLSKVPSVAELAAQIPNTQVARDARESATAGTPREQAAVAEYIARKYRVAATATGQLVKAAYQTGKEVGIDPLLILGVMAIESSFNPFAESGMGAQGLMQVMTKVHQDKYEVMGGVNAALNPYANIKVGALVLKDCIARGGSIEGGLKLYVGAVTQGDGGYGSKVLAERSRLRMVATGHKSPVTMASERESAKPVAAATPVAQADAKAQAVKPADKQPVAGQQEEARLDNKLQGQA; encoded by the coding sequence ATGAACGGTTGGAAAACCCTTCATTCTTCCGGGATCGGTTCGGCGCTGCAACGCCGGCTCGTCACCCCGGTCGGCCGCCGCCTCGCGCGTGCTGGCCAAATTGCGCTGCCTCGTAAGCTGCGCATGGAATTGAACGCAGGGAGCGCCGCCGCGTCCCGCAATGAGTTGCATCCTGGCGTCCTGCTGGTGTTCCGCAGCGGGCATGTCGTGCTGAACAGCGTCGGCGTGCTGGCCGTTGTGGCTGCGGTCGCGCTCTCGCTCAATGGCGAGTGGCGTGCCATGGTCGCTCAACGCGTGCTGCATTTCACACCGGGTGCGGACACCAACGTGGCTTCGGCTACGCCGCCCGCCGTCTCGGCTGGTGTTGAGCCGGTCGCATTTGCACCGACCGCACCGTCGGCCGGCATGGGCGCCGCCCAGGCTGTGGCGTCTGCTGCGCCTACCCAAACGGGTGGCACGGTGGCGGCTGCGGGTTGGGATTCGCTGTCCAAGGTGCCTTCCGTGGCTGAGCTGGCTGCGCAGATTCCGAACACGCAGGTCGCTCGCGACGCGCGTGAGTCGGCGACTGCCGGTACGCCGCGTGAGCAGGCCGCCGTGGCTGAGTACATCGCCCGCAAGTATCGCGTGGCGGCCACCGCTACCGGTCAACTGGTGAAGGCGGCCTATCAAACAGGCAAGGAAGTCGGCATCGACCCGCTGCTGATCCTGGGCGTGATGGCCATTGAGTCCAGCTTCAACCCGTTTGCCGAAAGCGGCATGGGTGCGCAGGGCCTGATGCAGGTGATGACCAAGGTCCACCAGGATAAGTATGAGGTGATGGGTGGCGTGAACGCTGCGCTCAACCCGTACGCCAACATCAAGGTCGGTGCGCTGGTGCTGAAGGATTGCATCGCCCGCGGTGGTTCGATCGAAGGCGGCCTGAAGCTGTACGTTGGCGCCGTGACGCAAGGTGATGGCGGCTACGGTAGCAAGGTGCTGGCAGAACGTTCGCGTTTGCGCATGGTGGCGACGGGCCACAAGTCGCCGGTGACCATGGCGTCCGAGCGTGAGTCGGCCAAGCCGGTCGCGGCAGCGACGCCTGTGGCTCAGGCCGATGCGAAGGCACAGGCTGTGAAGCCTGCCGACAAGCAACCGGTTGCCGGACAGCAGGAAGAAGCGCGTCTGGACAACAAGTTGCAGGGCCAAGCCTGA
- a CDS encoding pyridoxal phosphate-dependent aminotransferase, translating to MDAHRLQTAARLANIRAFHVMELAKQARELELAGRSIIHMGIGEPDFTAAEPVVQAAADAMRRGVTQYTGALGIRPLREAIARYYQTTYGLNIAPERIIVTAGASAALLLACAVLVEIGGEVLMPDPSYPCNRHFVAAFNGVAKLIPSGPEQRFQLTTEQVETNWGARTQGVLLASPSNPTGTSILPDELQRIVQTVRARGGFSIVDEIYQGLSYDQAPVSALSFGDDVVTINSFSKYFNMTGWRLGWLVAPAELVPEFEKVAQNLFICASAVAQHAALACFEPEALAIYDSRKAEFRRRRDFIVPALESLGFKVPVKPDGAFYVYADCRGVNHPHAADADALTQSMLQEAGVVLVPGLDFGPYTARHYIRLSYATAMDHLEEAVTRLGKLFGR from the coding sequence ATGGACGCCCACCGCCTGCAGACAGCCGCCCGGCTGGCCAATATCCGCGCTTTTCACGTGATGGAGCTGGCCAAGCAGGCCCGCGAGCTGGAACTGGCGGGGCGCAGCATCATCCACATGGGCATCGGCGAGCCGGATTTCACCGCCGCCGAGCCCGTCGTGCAGGCCGCCGCCGATGCCATGCGGCGCGGTGTGACGCAATACACCGGCGCGCTGGGCATCCGCCCGCTGCGCGAGGCCATCGCCCGCTACTACCAGACCACCTACGGCCTAAACATTGCGCCCGAGCGCATCATCGTCACGGCCGGCGCGTCGGCAGCGCTGCTGCTGGCATGTGCGGTGCTGGTGGAAATTGGCGGCGAGGTGCTGATGCCCGACCCGAGCTACCCGTGCAACCGGCATTTCGTTGCCGCCTTCAATGGCGTGGCGAAGCTGATTCCATCGGGGCCGGAACAGCGCTTTCAATTGACCACTGAGCAGGTAGAAACCAATTGGGGGGCGCGCACGCAGGGTGTGCTGCTGGCCTCACCGTCCAACCCGACTGGTACGTCGATCCTGCCAGACGAGCTGCAGCGCATCGTACAGACGGTGCGTGCACGCGGCGGTTTCTCGATCGTCGACGAAATCTACCAGGGCCTGTCGTACGACCAGGCGCCGGTCTCTGCACTATCGTTCGGCGACGATGTCGTCACGATCAATAGCTTTTCGAAGTATTTCAACATGACCGGCTGGCGCCTCGGCTGGCTGGTGGCGCCTGCCGAACTGGTACCCGAGTTCGAGAAGGTCGCGCAGAACCTGTTCATCTGTGCGTCGGCCGTGGCACAGCACGCGGCGCTGGCGTGCTTCGAACCCGAAGCGCTGGCCATCTACGACAGTCGCAAGGCCGAATTCCGCCGCCGCCGCGATTTCATCGTGCCGGCACTGGAGTCGCTCGGCTTCAAGGTGCCGGTCAAGCCGGATGGCGCGTTCTATGTCTACGCCGACTGCCGTGGCGTGAACCATCCGCATGCGGCGGATGCAGATGCCCTCACCCAATCGATGCTGCAAGAAGCGGGCGTCGTACTCGTTCCGGGGCTGGATTTCGGGCCATACACGGCGCGCCACTACATCCGCCTGTCCTACGCCACGGCGATGGATCATCTTGAGGAAGCCGTCACGCGACTTGGCAAGCTGTTCGGGCGCTAA
- the nusB gene encoding transcription antitermination factor NusB, whose translation MTQDNSQAKTKAPAKSARRRARELALQGLYQWLLNRNDPGVVEAHLQDAQGFNKADRAHFDALLHGAIREETTLTESFTPFLDRPVAELSPVERAALLVGAYELVHCVDIPYKVVINEAVELTKTFGGVEGYKYVNGVLDKLAAQVRAVEVAARR comes from the coding sequence ATGACGCAAGACAATTCCCAGGCCAAGACCAAGGCCCCCGCCAAGAGCGCGCGCCGCCGTGCGCGCGAGCTGGCGCTGCAGGGCCTGTACCAATGGCTGCTCAACCGCAACGACCCGGGTGTGGTCGAGGCGCATCTGCAAGATGCACAAGGCTTCAACAAGGCCGACCGTGCGCACTTCGATGCGCTGCTGCACGGTGCGATCCGTGAAGAAACCACGCTGACGGAAAGTTTCACGCCGTTCCTCGACCGCCCGGTTGCCGAGCTGTCGCCGGTGGAGCGCGCGGCACTGCTGGTCGGCGCGTACGAACTCGTGCACTGCGTCGACATCCCGTACAAGGTTGTGATCAACGAGGCGGTGGAACTGACCAAGACCTTCGGCGGTGTGGAAGGCTACAAGTACGTCAACGGCGTGCTGGACAAGCTGGCCGCTCAGGTGCGTGCTGTTGAGGTTGCTGCCCGCCGGTAA
- the ribH gene encoding 6,7-dimethyl-8-ribityllumazine synthase, whose translation MEHGFYPTNLDGEGLRIGIVQARFNEPVCEALREACVAELEQLGVAGEDVLLVTVPGALEAPLALQKMAESGQFDALIALGAVIRGETYHFELVSNESAAGITRVGLDFNIAIANGILTTDTDAQAHARTREKGRDCARAAVEMANLTSDLDGLQDHGQDEENE comes from the coding sequence ATGGAACACGGCTTCTACCCGACCAATCTCGACGGCGAAGGTCTGCGCATCGGCATCGTTCAGGCACGCTTTAACGAACCCGTGTGCGAAGCGCTGCGCGAAGCCTGCGTCGCTGAACTTGAACAGCTCGGCGTGGCCGGCGAAGACGTGCTGCTGGTAACCGTGCCGGGCGCGCTGGAAGCCCCGCTGGCACTGCAGAAGATGGCCGAATCGGGCCAGTTCGACGCACTGATCGCACTGGGCGCCGTGATCCGCGGCGAGACGTACCACTTCGAGCTGGTGTCCAACGAATCCGCCGCCGGCATCACGCGCGTTGGCCTGGACTTCAACATCGCCATCGCCAACGGCATCCTGACCACCGACACCGACGCCCAGGCCCACGCCCGTACCCGCGAAAAGGGCCGCGACTGCGCCCGTGCCGCCGTTGAAATGGCCAACCTGACCAGCGACCTCGACGGTCTGCAGGATCACGGCCAAGACGAAGAGAACGAATAA
- the ribBA gene encoding bifunctional 3,4-dihydroxy-2-butanone-4-phosphate synthase/GTP cyclohydrolase II translates to MSIATVEEIIAEIRAGRMVILVDEEDRENEGDLILAADFVTPEAINFMVTHARGLVCLTLTEEHCDQLDLPMMASRNGTQFGTNFTVSIEAAEGVTTGISAADRARTIQVAAAKNAKPADLVNPGHIFPLRARKGGVLMRAGHTEAGCDLTAMAGLTPAGVICEILKDDGTMARLPDLVEFAKKHGLKIGTIADLIQYRSRTESIVERVGERAMETQFGTFRAVAFRDRAAGHAHLALVKGDPTPGTETLVRVHEPLSVLDLLECQRTTHSWSVPAALRAVQAAPTGVVVLLNCGDSPDRLFTQFTALDAPHERPRSKPDPRIYGIGAQILKDVGVGKMRVLASPLKLPSMTGYDLEVTAYQSMADIPDATTAATH, encoded by the coding sequence ATGTCGATCGCCACAGTCGAAGAAATCATTGCCGAAATCCGCGCCGGCCGCATGGTCATCCTGGTCGACGAGGAAGACCGTGAGAACGAAGGCGACCTGATCCTGGCGGCCGATTTCGTCACACCGGAAGCCATCAACTTCATGGTCACGCATGCGCGCGGCCTGGTGTGCCTGACGCTCACCGAAGAGCACTGCGACCAGCTCGATCTACCGATGATGGCGAGCCGCAACGGTACGCAGTTCGGCACGAACTTCACCGTGTCGATCGAAGCGGCCGAAGGGGTGACGACCGGCATTTCCGCCGCCGACCGCGCCCGTACCATCCAGGTGGCCGCAGCCAAGAACGCCAAGCCGGCAGACCTGGTGAATCCGGGCCACATCTTCCCGCTGCGTGCCCGCAAGGGTGGCGTGCTGATGCGCGCCGGTCACACCGAAGCCGGTTGCGACCTGACCGCGATGGCTGGCCTGACACCGGCCGGCGTGATCTGCGAGATTCTGAAAGACGACGGCACCATGGCCCGCCTGCCGGATCTGGTGGAGTTTGCCAAGAAGCACGGCCTGAAGATCGGCACGATTGCCGACCTGATCCAATACCGCAGCCGCACCGAGAGCATCGTCGAGCGCGTGGGTGAACGCGCGATGGAAACCCAGTTCGGTACCTTCCGCGCCGTCGCATTCCGCGACCGCGCCGCCGGCCATGCCCACTTGGCACTGGTCAAGGGTGACCCGACACCGGGTACCGAGACGCTGGTGCGCGTGCACGAGCCGCTGTCGGTGCTGGATTTGCTCGAATGCCAGCGCACCACACACTCGTGGAGCGTGCCGGCTGCCTTGCGCGCCGTGCAGGCCGCCCCGACCGGCGTGGTCGTGCTGCTCAATTGCGGCGATTCGCCGGACCGCCTGTTCACCCAGTTCACCGCGTTGGATGCCCCGCACGAGCGCCCACGCAGCAAACCCGATCCACGCATCTACGGTATTGGCGCGCAGATCCTCAAGGATGTGGGTGTCGGCAAGATGCGTGTGCTGGCTTCGCCACTCAAGCTGCCGAGCATGACCGGCTACGATCTGGAAGTGACGGCCTATCAATCGATGGCCGACATACCGGATGCAACGACGGCGGCCACGCACTGA